The Pseudophaeobacter arcticus DSM 23566 genome includes a region encoding these proteins:
- a CDS encoding DMT family transporter, which translates to MNNLNGILFIIAAMAAFTLEDMFIKRLSGEIPVGQILIMLGLGSGAVFAAAAVYRGDNLFAPAAWRGAAILRTLSEAVGAVAFATALSLVDISTVAAVFQALPLVITMGAALFLGEQVGWRRWSAICVGFAGVLMIVRPGLAGFNPSVILVLVAVLAIAARDLLTRMVDSTVSSAVVSFQAFASVVVAGGLLLVTTGGEPTGLDGRQIGMMLGGIVFGVAGYYAIVTATRIGDASAVTPFRYSRLLFSILVGVLVFGERPDAMTLGGAALIIASGLYTFVRERRLAREQARLQRAGAGGSAKPGTAGVAP; encoded by the coding sequence GTGAACAATCTAAACGGAATTCTCTTTATCATTGCGGCCATGGCCGCCTTTACCCTGGAAGATATGTTCATCAAGCGCCTGTCGGGGGAGATTCCGGTGGGACAGATCCTGATCATGCTGGGCCTGGGCTCTGGGGCTGTCTTTGCGGCTGCGGCTGTGTACCGGGGCGACAATCTTTTTGCGCCAGCAGCCTGGCGGGGCGCGGCGATCCTGCGCACCCTGTCCGAGGCCGTGGGGGCCGTGGCCTTTGCCACTGCGCTGTCATTGGTTGATATTTCCACGGTTGCTGCGGTGTTTCAGGCGCTGCCGCTGGTCATCACCATGGGGGCTGCGCTGTTTCTGGGCGAGCAGGTCGGCTGGCGGCGATGGAGCGCGATCTGTGTGGGCTTTGCCGGGGTCTTGATGATTGTACGCCCTGGGTTGGCAGGTTTTAACCCTTCGGTGATTCTGGTGCTGGTGGCCGTTCTGGCCATTGCCGCACGGGATTTGCTGACCCGTATGGTCGACAGCACCGTTTCTTCGGCGGTTGTCAGCTTTCAGGCCTTTGCCTCGGTGGTGGTGGCCGGTGGGTTGTTGCTGGTCACAACCGGCGGTGAGCCTACCGGGCTGGATGGTCGCCAGATAGGGATGATGCTGGGCGGGATCGTCTTTGGAGTCGCAGGCTATTACGCCATCGTGACGGCAACCCGTATCGGGGATGCATCAGCGGTCACGCCGTTTCGCTACAGCAGGTTGTTGTTCTCCATTCTGGTTGGGGTGCTGGTCTTTGGTGAGCGTCCAGATGCCATGACCCTAGGTGGTGCCGCGCTGATCATTGCCTCTGGCCTCTATACCTTTGTGCGGGAACGGCGTTTGGCCCGTGAACAGGCGCGGCTGCAGCGCGCGGGGGCTGGGGGTTCTGCAAAGCCTGGGACTGCTGGTGTCGCGCCCTAG
- a CDS encoding Fur family transcriptional regulator, translating to MTIIARCEAKGLRMTGQRRVIARALQDSADHPDVEELYARASALDSGISLATVYRTVKLFEEAGILDRLEFGDGRARYEDADRDHHDHLIDINTGEVIEFCDPDIEALQERIAAKLGYQLKGHKLELYGVPLKKNTPSD from the coding sequence ATGACGATTATCGCTCGATGTGAGGCCAAGGGCTTGCGGATGACCGGCCAGCGCCGGGTGATTGCCCGTGCCTTGCAGGACAGTGCCGACCACCCGGATGTGGAAGAGCTATATGCCCGTGCCAGCGCGCTGGACAGCGGGATTTCGCTTGCCACGGTTTACCGCACCGTCAAACTGTTCGAGGAAGCCGGGATCCTGGACCGGCTGGAGTTTGGCGATGGCCGCGCCCGCTACGAGGACGCAGACCGGGATCACCACGATCATCTGATTGATATCAATACCGGCGAAGTGATCGAGTTTTGTGATCCCGACATCGAAGCCCTGCAGGAACGCATCGCGGCCAAGCTGGGCTATCAGCTCAAAGGTCACAAGCTGGAGCTTTATGGCGTGCCCCTGAAGAAAAATACCCCCTCTGATTAA
- a CDS encoding DEAD/DEAH box helicase, with the protein MTEFSTMGLPDLVLARLADMGLKDPTPIQARAIPHALNGEDVLGLAQTGTGKTAAFGVPLIARMLDYGRKPAAHTVRGLVLAPTRELANQIAATLKDLTEGTPMKIGLVVGGVSINPQIQRISRGTDILVATPGRLLDILDRKALDLGSCDFLVLDEADQMLDLGFIHALRKISALLPEERQTMLFSATMPKQMNEIANSYLNRPVRIEVSPPGKPAAKVTQSVHFIAKAEKLSLLKELLTEHKDERTLVFGRTKHGMEKLMKVLEKSGFSAAAIHGNKSQGQRERALAAFKSGQIKVLVATDVAARGLDIPDVKYVYNYELPNVPDAYVHRIGRTARAGKDGQAVAFCAPDEMEELKAIQKVMKITIPTASGSPWEPIPGATPSRGGRPGGKPGGKPGGGNRRRGGGGRGQSQGGGKPAGAAGGSGAGAGGGAGNNRRRQAR; encoded by the coding sequence GTGACTGAATTTTCGACAATGGGTCTACCCGATCTGGTTCTGGCCCGTCTGGCCGATATGGGTCTGAAGGATCCAACCCCGATCCAGGCCCGCGCCATTCCCCATGCTCTCAACGGTGAAGACGTGCTGGGTCTGGCCCAGACCGGCACCGGTAAAACAGCCGCCTTTGGCGTGCCCTTGATTGCCCGCATGCTGGACTATGGCCGCAAACCTGCCGCCCATACCGTGCGCGGTCTGGTGCTGGCGCCCACCCGCGAACTGGCCAACCAGATTGCCGCCACCCTGAAAGACCTGACCGAAGGCACCCCGATGAAAATCGGCCTGGTGGTGGGCGGTGTTTCAATCAACCCGCAGATCCAGCGCATTTCGCGCGGGACCGACATTCTGGTGGCCACCCCTGGCCGCCTGCTCGACATCCTGGACCGCAAGGCGCTGGATCTTGGCTCCTGCGATTTCCTGGTGCTGGACGAGGCCGACCAGATGCTGGACCTCGGCTTTATCCACGCCCTGCGCAAGATTTCCGCCCTGCTGCCCGAAGAGCGCCAGACCATGCTGTTCTCGGCCACCATGCCAAAACAGATGAACGAGATCGCCAATTCCTATCTCAACCGCCCCGTGCGCATCGAAGTCTCGCCTCCCGGCAAACCCGCCGCCAAGGTCACCCAATCGGTGCATTTCATCGCCAAGGCGGAAAAGCTGAGCCTGCTGAAGGAACTGCTGACCGAACATAAAGATGAGCGCACTCTGGTCTTTGGCCGGACCAAACACGGTATGGAAAAGCTGATGAAAGTGCTGGAAAAATCCGGCTTTTCCGCAGCAGCCATTCATGGCAACAAAAGCCAAGGTCAGCGCGAGCGTGCTCTGGCAGCCTTTAAATCCGGTCAGATCAAGGTTCTGGTTGCAACGGATGTTGCTGCTCGTGGTCTGGACATCCCGGATGTGAAATATGTCTACAACTACGAGCTGCCCAACGTGCCCGATGCCTATGTGCACCGGATCGGCCGGACCGCGCGTGCCGGCAAGGATGGCCAGGCCGTCGCCTTCTGCGCTCCGGATGAGATGGAAGAGCTGAAAGCAATCCAGAAGGTGATGAAAATCACCATCCCAACGGCCTCTGGCAGCCCATGGGAGCCAATTCCCGGCGCCACCCCCTCTCGTGGTGGTCGCCCCGGTGGCAAACCAGGGGGCAAACCCGGTGGCGGCAACCGTCGGCGTGGCGGCGGTGGCCGCGGTCAATCCCAGGGCGGTGGTAAACCCGCTGGTGCAGCCGGCGGATCCGGCGCGGGTGCAGGTGGTGGTGCGGGCAACAACCGACGCCGTCAGGCCCGCTAA
- a CDS encoding protein adenylyltransferase SelO: protein MALHIPFDNTYAQLGSGFYSRQRPAPVAAPQLIAFNQTLADLLQVQAGDLVEMAEVFAGNQVPEGADPLAQAYAGHQFGTFNPQLGDGRAILLGEVLGTDGRRYDLQLKGAGRTPYSRQGDGRAWLGPVLREYVVSEAMFALGVPTTRALAAVSTGETVWREGGMPGAVLTRVAASHLRVGTFQFFAARGQTAALRQLTEYAISRHYPQAEGPMGLLRAVRDAQVRLIAAWMSVGFIHGVMNTDNSSISGETIDYGPCAFMDHYRTDQVFSSIDRMGRYAYSNQPSIAVWNLAQLATALIQQLDDPQQAVEEATEIVHTMPALIETEWLRLFRRKIGLETAQDADMDLISDLLELMEQGQADFTNSFRALADGRAVDYFRDSKAFEPWQARWMQRREQEQDPQAIMRASNPVYIPRNHRIEEMIASAVAGDFTLFERLGTVLQQPFTEQQGAEDLQRPPEAHEVVTATFCGT from the coding sequence ATGGCTTTGCACATCCCCTTTGACAATACATATGCCCAGCTGGGCTCCGGGTTCTATTCCAGGCAGCGCCCCGCGCCAGTGGCCGCTCCGCAGCTGATTGCCTTTAACCAGACTCTGGCTGACCTGTTGCAGGTGCAAGCCGGTGATCTTGTGGAGATGGCTGAGGTCTTTGCCGGAAACCAGGTGCCAGAGGGGGCGGATCCTCTGGCGCAGGCCTATGCAGGCCACCAGTTTGGCACGTTTAACCCGCAGCTCGGGGATGGGCGCGCAATCTTGCTGGGCGAAGTGCTGGGCACTGATGGCAGACGCTATGATCTCCAGCTGAAAGGTGCGGGGCGCACGCCCTATTCGCGCCAGGGGGACGGTCGCGCCTGGTTGGGGCCGGTGCTGCGTGAATATGTGGTCTCGGAAGCGATGTTTGCACTTGGGGTCCCTACCACCCGGGCGCTGGCAGCGGTGTCCACTGGCGAAACGGTCTGGCGCGAAGGCGGGATGCCCGGTGCGGTGCTGACCCGCGTCGCCGCCAGCCATCTGCGGGTCGGCACCTTTCAGTTCTTTGCGGCGCGGGGGCAAACCGCAGCGCTGCGGCAGCTGACCGAATATGCCATCAGCCGCCACTATCCCCAAGCCGAGGGGCCGATGGGATTGCTGCGCGCGGTGCGCGATGCGCAGGTCCGGCTGATTGCCGCCTGGATGTCTGTTGGGTTTATACACGGCGTGATGAACACCGACAACAGCAGCATTTCCGGGGAAACCATTGATTACGGTCCTTGCGCTTTCATGGATCACTACCGCACCGATCAGGTGTTTTCATCGATCGACCGCATGGGGCGGTATGCCTATTCCAACCAGCCGAGCATTGCGGTCTGGAATCTGGCGCAGCTGGCCACCGCTTTGATCCAGCAGTTGGATGATCCGCAACAGGCAGTCGAGGAAGCGACCGAAATTGTCCACACCATGCCCGCCCTGATAGAGACCGAATGGCTGCGTCTGTTCCGTCGAAAGATCGGGTTAGAGACGGCGCAGGATGCGGATATGGATCTGATCTCGGATCTGCTAGAGTTGATGGAGCAGGGGCAGGCGGATTTTACCAATAGCTTCCGCGCCCTGGCTGATGGGCGCGCAGTGGATTACTTCCGCGATTCCAAGGCCTTTGAACCCTGGCAGGCCCGCTGGATGCAGCGGCGCGAACAGGAACAGGACCCGCAGGCGATAATGCGAGCCAGCAACCCGGTTTATATTCCCCGCAATCACCGGATCGAAGAGATGATTGCCTCCGCGGTGGCGGGCGACTTCACCCTGTTTGAGCGCCTGGGGACGGTTCTGCAACAGCCATTTACTGAGCAGCAGGGCGCCGAAGATCTGCAACGACCTCCCGAGGCGCATGAGGTTGTCACAGCAACCTTTTGTGGCACCTGA
- a CDS encoding cupin domain-containing protein, whose protein sequence is MTADEIITKLQLSRHPEGGWYRQTWVAENAGRPSGTCIYFLLRGDETSHWHRVDASEIWLYHSGAPLILSLAATDAGPATEHLRTPDLTVGQPQLIVPAGHWQAARSTGDYTLVSCTVSPGFQFEGFELAAPEFDIPRSNSPH, encoded by the coding sequence ATGACTGCGGATGAAATCATTACAAAACTGCAACTCTCTCGCCACCCCGAAGGCGGCTGGTATCGTCAAACCTGGGTGGCTGAAAACGCGGGTCGCCCCAGCGGCACCTGCATCTATTTCCTGCTGCGCGGCGATGAGACCAGCCACTGGCACCGGGTCGATGCCAGTGAAATCTGGCTCTACCATTCCGGCGCGCCCCTGATCCTGTCGCTCGCCGCAACCGACGCAGGCCCCGCCACAGAACATCTGCGCACCCCGGATCTCACTGTAGGGCAGCCCCAACTCATCGTCCCCGCAGGCCACTGGCAAGCCGCCCGCAGCACCGGTGACTACACTCTGGTCAGCTGCACCGTGTCGCCGGGCTTCCAGTTTGAGGGGTTTGAGCTGGCCGCACCTGAGTTTGATATTCCGCGATCTAACAGCCCCCATTGA